The proteins below come from a single Streptomyces spongiicola genomic window:
- a CDS encoding YigZ family protein, translating into MQEQYRTVAREGVHETEISRSRFVCALAPAATEREAQDFVARVRRAHPTATHNCFAYVVGADAAVQKASDDGEPGGTAGVPMLQMLLRRDVRYAVAVVTRYYGGVKLGAGGLIRAYGGAVGEALDALGTVTRRRFRLATVTVGHQRAGKVENDLRATGREVRDVRYGESVTIEIGLPDSDVDAFRAWLADTTAGTAALELGGEAYGDT; encoded by the coding sequence ATGCAGGAGCAGTACCGGACGGTCGCCCGCGAGGGCGTCCACGAGACCGAGATCAGCCGATCGCGCTTCGTCTGCGCGCTCGCCCCGGCCGCGACCGAGCGGGAGGCGCAGGACTTCGTCGCGCGCGTCCGCCGGGCGCACCCGACCGCCACCCACAACTGCTTCGCGTACGTCGTCGGCGCCGACGCCGCCGTGCAGAAGGCGAGCGACGACGGCGAGCCCGGAGGCACGGCCGGGGTGCCGATGCTGCAGATGCTCCTCCGCCGCGACGTCCGCTACGCCGTGGCCGTGGTCACGCGCTACTACGGCGGGGTGAAGCTCGGCGCGGGCGGGCTCATCCGCGCCTACGGCGGTGCCGTCGGCGAGGCCCTGGACGCGCTCGGCACCGTGACCCGGCGGCGTTTCCGGCTCGCCACCGTCACCGTCGGCCACCAGCGCGCCGGCAAGGTCGAGAACGATCTGCGCGCGACCGGCCGGGAGGTACGGGACGTGCGCTACGGGGAGTCGGTGACCATCGAGATCGGCCTGCCGGACTCCGACGTGGACGCCTTCCGCGCCTGGCTCGCGGACACCACCGCGGGCACGGCCGCGCTGGAACTCGGTGGCGAGGCGTACGGGGACACCTGA
- a CDS encoding CoA-binding protein, translating into MHSETDSVRRILNDLGDTWAIVGLSSNERRAAYGVAKVLQRYGKRIVPVHPKAERVHGEQGYPSLDAVPFDIDVVDVFVNSALAGAVADQAVARGAGAVWFQLGVIDEAAYERTRAAGLDMVMDRCPAIEIPLLD; encoded by the coding sequence GTGCACAGCGAGACGGACAGCGTCCGCAGGATCCTCAACGATCTCGGCGACACATGGGCGATCGTCGGCCTCTCCTCGAACGAGCGGCGCGCCGCCTACGGGGTCGCGAAGGTGCTCCAGCGCTACGGCAAACGCATCGTGCCGGTGCACCCGAAGGCCGAGAGGGTCCACGGGGAGCAGGGCTATCCGTCCCTCGACGCCGTTCCGTTCGACATCGACGTCGTGGACGTCTTCGTCAACAGCGCCCTGGCCGGCGCGGTCGCCGACCAGGCCGTGGCCAGGGGTGCCGGTGCCGTGTGGTTCCAGTTGGGCGTCATCGACGAGGCGGCGTACGAGCGGACCCGCGCCGCGGGCCTGGACATGGTCATGGACCGCTGCCCGGCGATCGAGATCCCGCTCCTCGACTGA
- a CDS encoding YbaK/EbsC family protein yields the protein MRAPIGDFDDARPAPECLDLLVAPVADAVRAWSGGVPARQLLYVDTDPAIADTAVFVEHHGAGLLSASANCVVVAGRRGGASTLAACLVPSRTRVDVNGVVRRQLGARKASFAPMETATDESGMEYGGITPIGLPAGWPLLVDSAVVGTEWVLVGSGRRRGKLIVPGKVFAGLPGAVVLEGLGTA from the coding sequence ATGCGCGCACCCATCGGAGACTTCGACGACGCACGGCCCGCCCCGGAGTGCCTCGACCTCCTGGTCGCCCCCGTCGCCGACGCCGTACGGGCCTGGAGCGGTGGCGTCCCGGCCCGGCAACTGCTGTACGTCGACACCGACCCGGCCATCGCCGACACCGCCGTGTTCGTCGAGCACCACGGCGCCGGCCTCCTCTCCGCCTCGGCCAACTGCGTCGTGGTGGCCGGCAGGCGCGGCGGTGCGTCGACCCTCGCCGCGTGCCTGGTCCCGTCCAGGACCCGGGTCGACGTCAACGGCGTCGTGCGCAGGCAACTCGGCGCCCGCAAGGCTTCGTTCGCGCCCATGGAGACCGCGACGGACGAGTCGGGCATGGAGTACGGCGGGATCACCCCGATCGGCCTGCCCGCCGGCTGGCCCCTGCTCGTCGACTCCGCGGTCGTCGGCACCGAGTGGGTGCTCGTCGGCAGCGGCCGCCGCCGCGGCAAGCTGATCGTGCCCGGGAAGGTCTTCGCCGGGCTCCCCGGCGCCGTGGTGCTCGAAGGCCTCGGCACCGCCTGA
- a CDS encoding helix-turn-helix domain-containing protein, with the protein MSDLEQLTQSLARNLKRWRGERGFTLDALAARSGVSRGMIIQIEQARTNPSVGTTVKLADALGVSITTLLDYDQGPQVRLVPREQAVRMWSTPGGSSTTLLVGAEARGPLELWSWTLAPGEESASDPHPDGTVELLHVTSGELTLVVEGQPYTVPAGTSATYEANVPHVYRNAGAGTVEMTMAVSIPPVR; encoded by the coding sequence GTGTCGGACCTCGAACAGCTCACGCAGTCGCTCGCCCGCAACCTGAAGCGCTGGCGCGGCGAGCGGGGTTTCACGCTCGACGCCCTCGCCGCCCGCTCGGGCGTCAGCCGCGGCATGATCATCCAGATCGAGCAGGCGCGCACCAATCCCAGCGTGGGCACCACGGTCAAGCTCGCCGACGCGCTCGGCGTCAGCATCACCACACTGCTCGACTACGACCAGGGACCGCAGGTCCGGCTCGTGCCGCGGGAGCAGGCCGTACGCATGTGGTCCACCCCCGGCGGCAGCTCGACCACGCTGCTCGTCGGCGCCGAGGCCCGTGGCCCGCTGGAACTCTGGTCCTGGACGCTGGCGCCGGGTGAGGAGAGCGCGTCCGACCCCCACCCCGACGGCACCGTCGAACTCCTGCACGTCACATCCGGGGAACTCACCCTCGTCGTCGAGGGGCAGCCGTACACGGTGCCGGCCGGAACCTCGGCGACCTACGAGGCGAACGTCCCCCACGTCTACCGCAACGCGGGCGCCGGGACGGTCGAGATGACCATGGCCGTCTCCATCCCTCCCGTCCGCTGA
- a CDS encoding DMT family transporter yields the protein MTALFALATSLLWGLADFGGGLLTRRTPALTVVVVSQTIAVAVLGVIVALIGGWSEAGPLLWYAVAAGVVGPVAMLSFYKALALGPMGVVSPLGSLGVVVPVSVGLLLGERPGLLQFAGIGVAVAGVLLAGGPELRGAPVQRQAILLTLLAAFGFGSVMALIAEASTTITGLFLALFVQRVTNVLVGGAALVVSVKRGGRLLPEDGGPGLIVRSLPALAFVGLADVAANGTYSIAAQQGPVAIAAVLASLYPVVTALAARGVLKERLRAVQTAGAGLALVGTVLLATG from the coding sequence ATGACAGCCCTGTTCGCCCTGGCCACCAGTCTTCTTTGGGGGCTGGCCGACTTCGGCGGCGGACTGCTGACGCGACGCACCCCCGCGCTGACGGTCGTGGTCGTCTCGCAGACCATCGCCGTGGCCGTCCTCGGCGTGATCGTCGCGCTCATCGGCGGCTGGAGCGAGGCGGGGCCCCTGCTCTGGTACGCGGTGGCGGCAGGTGTCGTCGGCCCGGTGGCGATGCTGAGTTTCTACAAGGCGTTGGCCCTCGGCCCCATGGGCGTCGTCTCCCCCCTGGGATCGCTCGGGGTCGTGGTGCCCGTCTCGGTGGGTCTGCTCCTGGGCGAGCGGCCCGGGCTGCTCCAGTTCGCGGGCATCGGCGTCGCCGTCGCCGGCGTTCTGCTCGCGGGCGGCCCGGAACTGCGGGGCGCGCCGGTTCAGCGCCAGGCGATCCTGCTGACCCTGCTCGCCGCGTTCGGTTTCGGCTCCGTGATGGCGCTCATCGCCGAGGCATCGACCACGATCACCGGCCTGTTCCTGGCACTGTTCGTGCAGCGCGTCACCAATGTCCTGGTGGGCGGCGCGGCGCTGGTCGTCTCGGTGAAGCGGGGCGGCCGCCTGCTCCCCGAGGACGGCGGGCCCGGCCTGATCGTCCGCTCGCTGCCGGCCCTCGCCTTCGTCGGCCTGGCGGATGTCGCCGCCAACGGCACGTACTCCATCGCCGCGCAGCAGGGCCCGGTGGCGATCGCGGCGGTGCTCGCCTCGCTCTATCCCGTGGTCACCGCCCTGGCCGCGCGCGGCGTGCTCAAGGAGCGGCTGCGCGCGGTGCAGACCGCCGGCGCCGGGCTCGCGCTCGTCGGGACGGTCCTCCTGGCGACGGGCTGA
- a CDS encoding acyltransferase, translating to MPKNRNTFLPPVSWWRRLVSRAVHAGWRWVREAGAVTAERPGPLRFRAIGAGTRLAFPQGTVFGEAWIELGEHCIIAEQVTLTAGMMPGLDLGPDPILTFGDGVVLGRGSHVIADTRVRIGSDTYCGPYVYITSTNHSYDDPCTPVGKQWPRAEPVEIGPGCWLGTGAVILPGARLGRNVVVAAGAVVRGEVPDHSVVAGAPARVVRSWDPVEGWQPPMRTPAPLPIPEGVTPEQLVALAGLADLPDRDDLSGLSGLADLDER from the coding sequence GTGCCGAAGAACCGAAACACGTTCCTCCCGCCGGTCTCCTGGTGGCGGCGACTGGTGTCGCGGGCCGTGCACGCCGGCTGGCGCTGGGTGCGGGAGGCGGGCGCGGTGACGGCGGAGCGGCCCGGCCCGCTGCGCTTCCGTGCCATCGGCGCCGGTACCCGGCTGGCGTTCCCGCAGGGAACGGTGTTCGGGGAGGCGTGGATCGAGCTAGGCGAGCACTGCATCATCGCCGAGCAGGTGACGCTGACCGCGGGCATGATGCCCGGCCTCGACCTCGGACCCGACCCGATCCTCACCTTCGGCGACGGTGTGGTGCTCGGTCGCGGCAGCCATGTCATCGCCGACACCCGGGTGCGGATCGGTTCCGACACGTACTGCGGCCCGTACGTCTACATCACATCGACCAACCACAGCTACGACGACCCGTGTACGCCGGTCGGCAAGCAGTGGCCGCGCGCCGAGCCCGTGGAGATCGGGCCCGGCTGCTGGCTGGGCACGGGCGCCGTGATCCTGCCGGGGGCCCGCCTCGGCCGCAACGTCGTGGTCGCGGCGGGGGCCGTCGTCCGCGGCGAGGTGCCCGACCACTCGGTGGTCGCCGGTGCGCCCGCCAGGGTGGTCCGCAGCTGGGACCCGGTCGAGGGCTGGCAGCCGCCGATGCGGACGCCCGCGCCGCTGCCGATCCCGGAGGGTGTGACACCGGAGCAACTGGTCGCCCTGGCCGGTCTCGCGGATCTTCCCGATCGCGACGATCTCTCCGGTCTCTCCGGTCTCGCCGACCTCGACGAACGCTGA
- a CDS encoding FUSC family protein, whose protein sequence is MAATSEPLRDLVRRHREPAVVQTVRSTAAAVVSYVIALRLSGEPVPLTAPLTALLVVQVTLYSTLTTGIRRVNSVVAGVLIAIGFSALVGLSWWSLGLVILASLVIGRFVKVGEFVPEVAISAMLVLGVTQVTETAWDRVLETLIGAVVGLLFNVLFVPPVWVGDASAAINDLSGRMRGLLAHIAEELGEHTPVARAAARLHEARRLDHDIVQVDAALRQAEESLRLNPRVKEPELSRVVLRTGLDTLEICAVILRVSCRTLTDLAKTQPTGTIFPPAATRGLQDLFGHLSDAIGAFTALITTQMSVAGADAEARLSQELSEGRACRDRVAAVLLDGLREDRRNWQLHGALLAEADRILDELDVEKRSERLIEELDRHARERLTRRRRLDEVKVRVRRGLGRNGE, encoded by the coding sequence GTGGCAGCAACCAGCGAACCCCTGCGTGATCTGGTACGGCGCCATCGGGAGCCGGCAGTCGTCCAGACGGTGCGATCCACCGCCGCCGCGGTCGTCTCCTATGTCATCGCCCTCCGGTTGAGCGGCGAACCGGTACCCCTGACCGCACCGCTGACGGCGCTGCTCGTCGTCCAGGTCACGCTCTACTCGACGCTCACCACCGGCATCCGGCGGGTCAACTCGGTCGTGGCCGGTGTGCTGATCGCGATCGGTTTCAGCGCCCTGGTGGGACTGAGCTGGTGGAGCCTGGGGCTGGTGATCCTCGCGTCGCTGGTGATCGGGCGGTTCGTGAAGGTCGGCGAGTTCGTGCCCGAAGTGGCGATCAGCGCCATGCTCGTCCTCGGTGTGACACAGGTGACGGAGACGGCCTGGGACCGGGTGCTCGAGACCCTGATCGGTGCGGTGGTGGGGCTGCTCTTCAACGTCCTCTTCGTACCGCCCGTCTGGGTGGGCGACGCCAGCGCGGCGATCAACGACCTCTCGGGGCGGATGCGGGGCCTGCTGGCGCACATCGCCGAGGAACTCGGCGAGCACACCCCGGTGGCACGGGCGGCTGCCCGGCTGCACGAGGCCCGCCGGCTCGACCACGACATCGTGCAGGTGGACGCGGCGCTTCGGCAGGCGGAGGAGAGCCTGCGGCTCAATCCACGGGTCAAGGAGCCGGAGCTGTCCCGGGTCGTGCTCAGAACCGGGCTGGACACCCTGGAGATCTGCGCGGTGATCCTCCGGGTCTCCTGCCGGACGCTCACCGACCTGGCGAAGACCCAGCCCACCGGCACCATCTTCCCGCCTGCCGCGACCAGGGGGCTACAGGACCTGTTCGGTCATCTGTCCGATGCCATCGGGGCCTTCACCGCCCTGATCACCACCCAGATGTCCGTCGCCGGTGCGGACGCCGAGGCCCGCCTCTCCCAGGAACTCTCCGAGGGCCGCGCCTGCCGGGACCGCGTCGCCGCGGTGCTCCTCGACGGCCTCCGCGAGGACCGGCGGAACTGGCAGCTGCACGGGGCGCTGCTGGCCGAGGCCGACCGGATCCTCGACGAACTGGACGTCGAGAAGCGGTCCGAGCGCCTCATCGAGGAACTCGACCGGCACGCCCGCGAGCGCCTAACGCGCCGCAGGCGGCTCGACGAGGTGAAGGTCCGAGTCCGCCGCGGTCTGGGGCGGAACGGGGAGTGA
- a CDS encoding CsbD family protein, which produces MGKAKAKAKQAKGKMKESAGKAMGDRGMQAEGRGEQMAGKAQEAAHDAGERMRKSGR; this is translated from the coding sequence ATGGGCAAGGCAAAGGCCAAGGCGAAGCAGGCCAAGGGCAAGATGAAGGAATCCGCCGGGAAGGCCATGGGCGACCGCGGGATGCAGGCCGAGGGCCGTGGCGAGCAGATGGCGGGCAAGGCCCAGGAGGCCGCGCACGACGCCGGCGAGCGGATGAGGAAGTCCGGCCGCTGA
- a CDS encoding gamma carbonic anhydrase family protein, with the protein MAERERALVSAVGGKEPRISPEAFTAPTSVVIGDVTMAAGASVWYHTVLRADCGPIVLGADSNIQDNCTVHVDPGFPVTIGERVSVGHNAVLHGCTVEDDVLVGMGATVLNGAHIGAGSLVAAQALVPQGMRVPPGSLVAGVPARIKRELTDEEREGVRLNAAMYLGLVKNHRAAAEG; encoded by the coding sequence ATGGCGGAGCGTGAGCGAGCACTGGTCTCGGCGGTCGGCGGCAAGGAGCCGAGGATCTCCCCGGAGGCGTTCACCGCGCCCACGTCCGTCGTGATCGGCGACGTCACCATGGCCGCCGGCGCGAGCGTCTGGTACCACACCGTGCTGCGCGCCGACTGCGGCCCGATCGTCCTCGGCGCCGACAGCAACATCCAGGACAACTGCACCGTCCATGTCGACCCCGGCTTCCCCGTGACCATCGGTGAACGCGTCTCCGTGGGACACAACGCCGTGCTCCACGGCTGCACCGTCGAGGACGACGTCCTCGTCGGCATGGGCGCGACCGTCCTCAACGGCGCCCACATCGGCGCCGGTTCCCTCGTGGCGGCGCAGGCACTCGTGCCGCAGGGCATGCGGGTGCCGCCGGGCTCCCTCGTCGCAGGCGTCCCGGCCAGGATCAAGCGGGAGCTGACGGACGAGGAGCGCGAGGGCGTCAGGCTCAACGCCGCGATGTACCTGGGGCTGGTGAAGAACCACCGGGCGGCGGCCGAGGGCTGA
- a CDS encoding DUF4442 domain-containing protein, whose translation MSADQMSVGELLAATVPMARTLNLEFLETSPERAVVRLPDQADYHNHVGGPHAGAMFTLAESASGAIVLAAFGEQLSRAVPLAVKAEIAYRKLARGVVTATATLGRPAAEVVAELDAGGRPEFPVAVHITRESDDAVTGEMTVVWTLRPNG comes from the coding sequence ATGAGTGCAGACCAGATGTCCGTGGGTGAGCTGCTCGCCGCCACGGTCCCGATGGCCAGGACCCTGAACCTGGAGTTCCTGGAGACCTCCCCCGAGCGCGCCGTAGTCCGGTTGCCGGACCAGGCCGACTACCACAACCACGTGGGCGGGCCGCATGCCGGTGCGATGTTCACGCTGGCCGAGTCCGCCAGTGGCGCGATCGTGCTCGCCGCCTTCGGCGAGCAGCTGTCCCGGGCCGTCCCGCTCGCGGTGAAGGCCGAGATCGCCTACCGGAAGCTGGCCAGGGGCGTCGTCACCGCCACCGCGACCCTCGGGCGCCCCGCCGCGGAGGTCGTCGCGGAGCTGGACGCCGGGGGGCGGCCCGAGTTCCCCGTCGCCGTCCACATCACCCGCGAGTCCGACGACGCGGTGACCGGTGAGATGACGGTCGTCTGGACGCTGCGTCCGAACGGCTGA
- a CDS encoding MFS transporter: protein MDTRTPLLSRRPEWAGRNYSLLTAAAVVTNLGSHGALIAAAFAVLESGGDGGDVGLVAAARTLPLVLFLLIGGAIADRLPRHRVMVAANALNCVSQAAFAALVLAGDPQLWQMMLLTALCGTGQAFFAPAAEGMLISSVDGEQAARAFALFRMAMHGAGIGGAALGGAMIAAIGPGWVLAVDAAAFAVAGALRAFLDVGHIPARAPGGGLLGDLRDGWQEVTSRPWLWSIVAQFSVVVAVVGAADAVYGPLVAEESLGGARPWGLALAAFGAGTLVGALLMMRWKPRRMLLVGTLCVFPLALPSAALAVPVQIGALVAVMFVSGVAIEVFGVAWMTALHQEIPEEKLSRVSAYDWFGSTAMLPLSTALAGPAESLFGRETALWGCAALIVVVTALVLLVPDVRNLTRRTRQVAARGPVPAPAAAAAAELQPRETA from the coding sequence GTGGATACCCGTACGCCGCTCCTCAGCCGCCGTCCCGAATGGGCCGGCCGCAACTACTCGTTGCTGACCGCCGCCGCGGTCGTCACCAATCTGGGCTCGCACGGCGCGCTGATCGCCGCGGCGTTCGCGGTGCTGGAGTCCGGCGGCGACGGCGGCGACGTCGGTCTCGTCGCGGCTGCCCGCACCCTCCCCCTGGTGCTCTTCCTGCTCATCGGAGGGGCGATCGCCGACCGGCTGCCGCGGCACCGCGTGATGGTGGCCGCCAACGCCCTCAACTGCGTGTCCCAGGCCGCATTCGCCGCGCTGGTGCTGGCCGGCGATCCGCAGCTGTGGCAGATGATGCTGCTCACCGCGCTCTGCGGCACCGGGCAGGCGTTCTTCGCCCCCGCCGCCGAGGGCATGCTGATCTCCAGTGTCGACGGGGAGCAGGCCGCACGGGCGTTCGCGCTCTTCCGCATGGCGATGCACGGGGCGGGCATCGGCGGCGCGGCGCTCGGCGGAGCCATGATCGCCGCGATCGGCCCCGGCTGGGTGCTCGCCGTCGACGCCGCCGCCTTCGCGGTCGCCGGCGCGCTCCGGGCGTTCCTCGACGTCGGTCACATCCCGGCGCGGGCCCCGGGCGGCGGGCTGCTCGGCGATCTGCGGGACGGCTGGCAGGAGGTCACGAGCCGCCCGTGGCTGTGGTCGATCGTGGCGCAGTTCTCCGTGGTGGTCGCGGTCGTGGGTGCCGCCGACGCCGTGTACGGACCGCTGGTCGCCGAGGAGTCGCTGGGCGGAGCCCGCCCGTGGGGCCTGGCGCTCGCGGCGTTCGGCGCCGGCACCCTGGTCGGGGCGCTGCTGATGATGCGCTGGAAGCCCCGGCGGATGCTGCTCGTCGGCACACTGTGCGTGTTCCCGCTGGCGCTGCCGTCGGCGGCGCTCGCCGTACCGGTGCAGATCGGCGCGCTGGTCGCGGTGATGTTCGTCAGCGGGGTCGCGATCGAGGTGTTCGGGGTGGCCTGGATGACCGCGCTGCACCAGGAGATCCCGGAGGAGAAGCTGTCCAGGGTCTCCGCGTACGACTGGTTCGGTTCGACCGCGATGCTGCCGCTGTCGACGGCCCTGGCCGGCCCCGCCGAGAGCCTCTTCGGCCGGGAGACGGCACTGTGGGGTTGCGCGGCGCTGATCGTCGTGGTGACGGCGCTGGTGCTGCTGGTCCCGGACGTACGGAATCTGACGCGCCGTACGAGGCAGGTGGCCGCGCGTGGTCCCGTACCGGCCCCGGCCGCCGCGGCGGCCGCCGAACTCCAGCCGCGGGAGACGGCCTGA